In Streptomyces sp. 840.1, one DNA window encodes the following:
- the rodA gene encoding rod shape-determining protein RodA, which translates to MAGFSVQRYAPERSAWGRFTARDSVVRRLDWPLLGSAVALSLIGSMLVYSATRGRDSLTHGDPYYFLFRHALNTGIGFALMVGTIWLGHRTLRGAVPILYGLSVLLVLAVLTPLGATVNGAHAWIIIGGGFSLQPSEFTKITIILGMAMLLAARVDAGDQAHPDHRTVAKALGLAAIPMAVVMGMPDLGSVMVMAVIVLGVLLASGASNRWIFGLIGAGTAGAVAIWQLGLLDDYQIARFAAFANPALDPAGVGYNTNQARIAIGSGGLSGTGLFQGTQTTGQFVPEQQTDFVFTVAGEELGFLGAGLILVLLGIILWRACRIARETTELYGTIVAAGIIAWFAFQAFENIGMTLGIMPVAGLPLPFVSYGGSSMFAIWVAIGLLQSIRVQRPITA; encoded by the coding sequence ATGGCCGGTTTCTCCGTCCAGCGGTACGCCCCCGAGCGCTCGGCCTGGGGCCGGTTCACCGCCCGGGACTCCGTGGTCCGCCGGCTCGACTGGCCGCTGCTCGGGTCCGCGGTCGCGCTCTCCCTGATCGGCTCGATGCTGGTCTACTCGGCCACCCGGGGACGGGACTCGCTCACCCACGGCGACCCGTACTACTTCCTCTTCCGGCACGCCCTCAACACCGGCATCGGCTTCGCCCTGATGGTCGGCACGATCTGGCTCGGCCACCGCACCCTGCGCGGCGCGGTGCCGATCCTGTACGGCCTGTCCGTACTCCTGGTCCTGGCCGTCCTCACCCCGCTCGGGGCCACCGTCAACGGCGCCCACGCCTGGATCATCATCGGCGGCGGCTTCTCCCTCCAGCCCTCCGAGTTCACCAAGATCACGATCATTCTCGGTATGGCGATGCTGCTCGCCGCCCGCGTCGACGCGGGCGACCAGGCGCACCCCGACCACCGGACCGTCGCCAAGGCCCTCGGCCTCGCGGCGATTCCGATGGCGGTCGTGATGGGCATGCCGGACCTCGGGTCGGTGATGGTCATGGCCGTCATCGTGCTCGGCGTACTGCTGGCCTCGGGGGCATCGAACCGCTGGATCTTCGGACTCATCGGCGCGGGCACCGCGGGCGCCGTTGCCATCTGGCAGCTCGGGCTCCTCGACGACTACCAGATCGCCCGGTTCGCGGCCTTCGCCAACCCGGCGCTCGACCCGGCGGGCGTCGGCTACAACACCAACCAGGCCCGTATCGCCATCGGCTCCGGCGGCCTCTCCGGCACCGGCCTCTTCCAGGGCACCCAGACCACCGGCCAGTTCGTCCCCGAGCAGCAGACCGACTTCGTCTTCACCGTCGCGGGCGAGGAGCTCGGCTTCCTCGGCGCCGGACTGATCCTCGTCCTGCTCGGCATCATCCTGTGGCGCGCCTGCCGCATCGCCCGCGAGACCACCGAGCTCTACGGCACGATCGTCGCCGCCGGAATCATCGCCTGGTTCGCCTTCCAGGCCTTCGAGAACATCGGCATGACGCTCGGCATCATGCCGGTCGCCGGACTGCCACTGCCCTTCGTCTCCTACGGAGGGTCCTCGATGTTCGCCATCTGGGTGGCCATCGGACTGCTCCAGTCGATCAGGGTGCAACGGCCGATAACGGCCTGA